Sequence from the Streptomyces mobaraensis NBRC 13819 = DSM 40847 genome:
GTCCTCCCTCCGGATGCTCACCGTCATCGACGACGAGGAGGTCATCGCCGCCGCCCGTGACGAGGCGGCGGCCGTGGTCGCCGCCGATCCCGAGCTGGAGTCCTTCCCGGCGCTCCGCACGGCCCTGGACGCCCTGCTGGACGAGGAACGGGAGCGGTACCTGGACAAGGGGTGACACCGGGGGAGCGGCGCGTGTTGCCGTTCGAGCAACAAAGGTTGCTCGTCCGGGCACCGCCGCCGCAGCCTGATGCCCGGCCGACAGGGGCCGCAAGTGATCAGGGAGGCAGCCGATGACCGTGCAGCGGAACGCCGCGACCACGCCGGACACCGACGGGGACGCGAAGCCCAACAACCGGGTCCACCACGTGCGCGCCGGCGAGCTCGACGGCTACGCCGCCATCAGCGGCCACACCGTCGGCTCGCGGAAGCTGTGGATGGGCATGGTGGAGAACCCGCCGCTGAGCGCGACCGACAACCACCACCACGGCGCCTCGGAGGCCGGCATCTACGTGGTCAGCGGGCACCCGGTGTTCGTCTTCCACGACGGCACGGAGGAGGTGCGGATCACCGCCCACCCCGGCGACTTCCTCCTCGTCCCGCCGTTCGTCCCGCACCGGGAGGAGAACCCCTCGGCGGACGAGCCGGTGGTCGTGGTGATCGCGCGCACCACGCAGGAGCCGATCAAGGTCTCCGTCCCCGAGCTCTACCAGCTCACCGAGCTCCCGGCGGAGTAGGCGGCGGGCGGAGCCCCGGGGCGGGTCCCCGGGGCACGGCCTACGCTGAGGGCAGCGGCGAACCCCCGCCGCCCTCCGCCCGCACCCCCGAAGGACCCCACCCCCATGACCCGCGTGATCGCCGGAACCGCCGGCGGACGCCGCCTCGCCGTACCGCCAGGCACCGGTACCCGTCCGACCTCCGACCGGGCGCGCGAGGGCCTGTTCTCCACCTGGACGGCCCTGCTGGGCCCGCTGGAGGGGGCCCGCGTCCTCGATCTCTACGGCGGGTCGGGCGCCGTCGGCCTGGAGGCGCTGTCGCGCGGCGCGGCGCACGCGCTGCTGGTGGAGGCCGACGCCCGGGCGGCGAAGGTGATCCGGGACAACGTCCGGACGGTCGGCCTGCCGGGCGCCGAGGTGCGCACCGGCCGGGCCGAGCAGATCGCGGCGGGCCCCGCCCCGGCCGCCCCCTACGACATCGTCTTCCTCGACCCGCCCTACGCGGTCACCGATGACGAACTCCGCGAGATCCTCCTCACACTCCGCGCCGGTGGCTGGCTCGCCGAGGACGCGCTGGTCACCGTCGAGCGCGCCACCCGGGGCGGCACGTTCCACTGGCCCGAGGGCTTCGAGGGGCTGAGGGCCCGTCGCTACGGCGAGGGAACCCTTTGGTACGGTCGCGCCGCCTCGGCGTGCGGCACCGACAACGCTCCGAGCACGTCACGCACGCCATGAACGCACCGGAGAGCGAGGAACCACCGTTGTTGCGCCGCGCCGTCTGTCCGGGGTCGTTCGACCCCGTCACCAATGGACACCTCGACATCATCGCCCGCGCTTCCAGGCTGTACGACGTCGTGCACGTGGCCGTGATGATCAACAAATCCAAACAGGGCCTCTTCACGGTGGACGAGCGGATAGACCTGCTCCGCGAGGTCACCGCCGAGTACGGGAACGTGGAGGTGGAGTCCTTCCACGGCCTGCTGGTCGACTTCTGCAAGGACCGCGGCATCCCGGCCATCGTCAAGGGCCTGCGGGCGGTCAGCGACTTCGACTACGAGCTCCAGATGGCCCAGATGAACAACGGGCTCTCGGGCGTCGAGACCCTGTTCGTCCCCACCAACCCCACCTACAGCTTCCTCTCCTCCAGCCTGGTCAAGGAGGTCGCGGCCTGGGGCGGCGACGTCTCCCACCTGGTCCCGCCGGCCGTGCTGGACGCCCTCACCGAGCGCCTCGCGCGCGGCTGAGCCGCCACCCGGAACCGACACTCGTCAGTAGCTGCCGGGCGGCGGCCGGCGGCCGTACAGTCGTGGCGTTCGTAGCCGTCGTCCGGGAGAGAGTGGCGAGCGTCAAGGTGGACGTCCAGAAGAAGCTCGACGAGATCGTCGCGACGGTCGCCGGGGCCCGTTCGCTGCCCATGTCCGCGTCCTGCGTGGTCAACCGGGCCGAACTGCTCGGCCTCCTGGAGGAGGTGCGGGCCGCCCTGCCGGACTCCCTCGCGCAGGCGAGGGAGCTGATCGGCGGCCGGGAGCGGCTGGTCGCCGACGCCCGCGAGGAGGCCGAGCGGATCATCGAGTCCGCCCGCGCCCAGCGCGGCTCCCTGATCTCCGACACCGAGGTCGCCCGCGAGTCCCG
This genomic interval carries:
- a CDS encoding cupin domain-containing protein → MTVQRNAATTPDTDGDAKPNNRVHHVRAGELDGYAAISGHTVGSRKLWMGMVENPPLSATDNHHHGASEAGIYVVSGHPVFVFHDGTEEVRITAHPGDFLLVPPFVPHREENPSADEPVVVVIARTTQEPIKVSVPELYQLTELPAE
- the rsmD gene encoding 16S rRNA (guanine(966)-N(2))-methyltransferase RsmD, producing the protein MTRVIAGTAGGRRLAVPPGTGTRPTSDRAREGLFSTWTALLGPLEGARVLDLYGGSGAVGLEALSRGAAHALLVEADARAAKVIRDNVRTVGLPGAEVRTGRAEQIAAGPAPAAPYDIVFLDPPYAVTDDELREILLTLRAGGWLAEDALVTVERATRGGTFHWPEGFEGLRARRYGEGTLWYGRAASACGTDNAPSTSRTP
- the coaD gene encoding pantetheine-phosphate adenylyltransferase — translated: MNAPESEEPPLLRRAVCPGSFDPVTNGHLDIIARASRLYDVVHVAVMINKSKQGLFTVDERIDLLREVTAEYGNVEVESFHGLLVDFCKDRGIPAIVKGLRAVSDFDYELQMAQMNNGLSGVETLFVPTNPTYSFLSSSLVKEVAAWGGDVSHLVPPAVLDALTERLARG